The genomic stretch ACATAAAAAATCAGTTGGAAACCATTGTGAAAAACAATGTGGAAAATGACACCACCTATGACGAGAATATTAGCTTTAATGACAAAGCATCCAAAGTGTTAAAGTTATGTATTCTGGAAGCTAAGTTATTGAGAAACATTGCAGCTGACTCCGAACATATTTTATTAGCAATTATGAAGGTCAAGGATAATACAGCTTTCCACGTCTTGGAAAGCAATGGCGTAACATACGAAAAAATTAAACTCACTTTACAGCCAGATCCCCATGCAGGTCTGGGGTTCAGTGAGGACGAGGATGAAGACGAAGATATACGTCAGAATCCAAGTAGCAATAAATCAAATGCAGCACAACAACAGGCACGTCCGGCACAAAAAAAGCCAGCTAATGACACTCCTGTACTCGACAATTTTGGCACAGATATGACAAGAGCTGCCGAAGAAGGAAAACTGGATCCTGTAGTTGGCCGGGTGAAGGAAATAGAGCGACTGGCACAAATATTGAGCCGCCGCAAGAAGAACAACCCTATTTTGATTGGCGAACCGGGAGTCGGCAAATCTGCCATTGTTGAGGGACTTGCATTACGGATTGTGGAAAAGAAAGTATCACGTATTTTATTTGATAAACGCGTGATAGCTCTTGATATGACTGCCGTTGTCGCAGGCACTAAATATCGTGGACAATTCGAGGAACGTATTCGTTCCATTTTGAACGAGTTGAAGAAGAATCCTAACATCATTCTTTTCATCGATGAAATCCACACTATTGTGGGAGCAGGTTCTGCAGCAGGCTCAATGGATGCAGCCAATATGTTGAAACCTGCATTGGCCAGAGGTGAAATTCAATGCATCGGAGCGACGACATTGGACGAATACCGCCAAAATATTGAAAAAGACGGTGCATTGGAACGCCGGTTCCAAAAGGTTATTGTAGAACCAACAACTGCAGAAGAAACACTTCAGATTTTGAAAAATATCAAAGATAAATACGAGGATCATCATAATGTGAACTATACAGATGCGGCCCTTGAAGCCTGTGTAAAACTGACAGACCAATATATCACAGACCGTAACTTCCCTGATAAAGCGATAGATGCTTTAGATGAAGCCGGTTCGCGCGTACATCTTACTAATATCACTGCTCCCAAAGAAATTGAAGAACAGGAAAAACTGATTGATGAGATGAAATCTCTTAAAAATGAAGCTGTCAGGTTACAAAATTTCGAACTAGCCGCCAGTTATCGTGACAAAGAGAAAGAATATACGAACCAGCTTGATACTCTGAAGGAAGAATGGGAAAAAAGCCTGAAGGAAAATCGGGAAACGGTAGATGACGAACAAATAGCCGAAGTCGTTTCCATGATGTCAGGCGTACCTGTGCAAAGAATGGCACAGGCTGAAGGAATGAAATTATTAGGAATGAAAGACGATCTGCTTTCTAAAGTTATCGGTCAAGACAAAGCAATCGCCACACTGGTAAAAGCTATTCAAAGAAGCCGTGTAGGTCTGAAAGATCCTAATAAACCGATTGGTACATTCATGTTTCTAGGTCCGACAGGTGTCGGCAAGACTCATCTGGCTAAGGAGTTAGCGAAACTAATGTTCGGTTCGGCAGATGCACTTATCCGCATTGACATGAGTGAATATATGGAAAAATTCACCGTATCCCGTCTGGTAGGAGCACCTCCCGGATATGTAGGTTATGAAGAAGGCGGACAGCTGACGGAGAAAGTAAGACGTAAACCCTACTCCATCGTTTTATTGGATGAAATTGAAAAAGCGCATCCCGATGTATTCAACATACTGTTGCAAGTGATGGATGAAGGTCGGTTGACTGACAGTTATGGCAGAACTGTAGACTTTAAAAATACCATAGTTATCATGACATCCAATATTGGAACCCGCCAACTTAAAGAATTCGGAAAAGGAATCGGATTTGCCGCCCAAATCCGTACAGATGACAAAGAATACTCGCGCAGCGTGATTACAAAAGCTTTGAATAAGTCTTTTGCGCCCGAATTCATCAATCGTCTGGACGAAATAATAACTTTCGACCAACTCGACCTGAATGCACTGACTCGGATTATCGATATTGAACTTAAGGGTCTTTACAGTCGTGTGGAACACATTGGTTATAAGCTTGTTATCGACGAAGATGCCAAAAAGTTTGTAGCCACCAAAGGTTACGATGTACAGTTCGGAGCACGCCCATTAAAACGTGCCATCCAAAACAATTTGGAGGATGGAATCTCCGAGCTGATACTTGGATCAGAAATGGCGACTGGTGACACGATCAAGGTAAGCTATGACAAAGAAAAAGACATCATTGTCATGACTGTGGAAAAGTAAAGAGTCCAAAGTTCTTCAAAAAATAACAGACAAAATGTCAGATATCATTGTATCTGGCATTTTTTTTGCCCATCATCCAACAAAAAGACAATTCAAACGTATATATAACATAATAACTTAAAACCATAAATAGTATGCAAAAAGGAAATATTGGGGTAACCACTGAGAACATTTTCCCCATCATCAAAAAGTTCTTATACAGTGATCATGAAATATTCCTCCGTGAATTAGTTTCTAATGCAGTAGATGCCACACAGAAACTGAAAACCCTTGCATCTAAAGGTGAATTCAAAGGAGAGATGGGAGATCTTACTATTAAAGTAAGTTTAGGAAAAGATACCATCACCATTTCCGACCGGGGTATCGGACTTACAGCCGAAGAGATCGACAAATATATCAATCAGATAGCTTTTTCAGGCGCTAACGACTTCCTTGAAAAATATAAAGATGATGCCAATGCCATCATCGGACACTTTGGTCTGGGATTCTATTCTGCCTTCATGGTAGCCAAAAAAGTGGAAATCATCACAAAATCCCACCAAGAAGGAGCACAAGCTGTGAAATGGACTTGCGACGGAAGCCCTGAGTTTACTATCGAAAATGTTGAAAAAGAAAGCCGCGGATCGGATATTATCCTTTATATAGATGATGACTGCAAAGAATTTCTGGAAGAAACACGTATTTCTTCATTGCTGACTAAATATTGCCGCTTCCTTCCTATCCCCATTGCATTCGGCAAAAAGAAAGAATGGAAAGATGGAAAGCAGGTTGAAACAAATGAAGACAATGTAATCAACGAAACCTATCCTTTATGGACACGCAAACCGGTAGAACTGAAAGACGAAGATTATAAGAAATTCTATCGGGAATTATATCCCATGGCAGACGAACCTTTGTTCTGGATCCATCTGAATGTGGATTATCCGTTCAATCTGACAGGTATTCTGTACTTTCCGAAAGTAAAGAGCAACATTGAATTACAAAAAAACAAAATCCAACTTTACTGTAACCAGGTCTATGTCACCGACTCGGTAGAAGGTATTGTTCCAGACTTCCTGACCCTGTTACACGGAGTGATTGACTCACCAGACATCCCGTTGAACGTATCCCGTTCTTACTTGCAGAGCGATTCCAACGTGAAGAAAATCTCCACTTATATTTCTAAGAAAGTATCAGACCGCCTGCAAGCCATTTTTAAGAATGACCGCAAAGAATTCGAGGAGAAATGGGATGATTTGAAAATTTTCATCAACTACGGCATGTTAACCCAAGAAGAGTTCTACGAAAAGGCTAATAAATTTGCTCTGCTGAAAGACACAGATGACAAATATTATACTTATGAAGAATACCAAAGCTTGATCAAAGATAATCAAACAGATAAGGACGGCAACTTGATTTATCTGTATGCTACCCATGCAGACGAACAATACAGCTACATTGATGCGGCCAAGAACAAAGGCTACAACGTATTGTTAATGGATGGTCAGCTGGATGTAGCTATGGTAAGTATGCTTGAGCAAAAATTTGAAAAGAGCCGCTTCACCCGTGTGGACAGTGATGTAATTGACCGCCTGATTGCTAAAGAAGAGCGCAAAGATGCCAGTCTGGAAGCCGGCCAACGCGATATTCTATCTTCCATATTCCGCAGTCAGTTGCCACAGATGAAGAAAGTGGAGTTCAATGTAGAAACACAATCTTTAGGCGAGACAGGAACTCCTATCATGATTACCCAAAGCGAATATATGCGCCGTATGAAAGAAATGGCCAATATCCAGGCAGGTATGAGTTTTTATGGAGAAATGCCGGATATGTTTAACTTGGTTCTGAATGTCGACCACAAACTGGTGAAACAAGTTTTGAATGATGCGGACAACTCTTGTAAAGCTGCTCTTGAACCTATCGAAACTGAAATGACCAGTCTGAAT from Phocaeicola dorei encodes the following:
- a CDS encoding ATP-dependent Clp protease ATP-binding subunit, with the protein product MNNQFTQRVSDIIMYSKEEANRLRNSYIGPEHLLLGLIREGEGKAIEILFNLQINLQDIKNQLETIVKNNVENDTTYDENISFNDKASKVLKLCILEAKLLRNIAADSEHILLAIMKVKDNTAFHVLESNGVTYEKIKLTLQPDPHAGLGFSEDEDEDEDIRQNPSSNKSNAAQQQARPAQKKPANDTPVLDNFGTDMTRAAEEGKLDPVVGRVKEIERLAQILSRRKKNNPILIGEPGVGKSAIVEGLALRIVEKKVSRILFDKRVIALDMTAVVAGTKYRGQFEERIRSILNELKKNPNIILFIDEIHTIVGAGSAAGSMDAANMLKPALARGEIQCIGATTLDEYRQNIEKDGALERRFQKVIVEPTTAEETLQILKNIKDKYEDHHNVNYTDAALEACVKLTDQYITDRNFPDKAIDALDEAGSRVHLTNITAPKEIEEQEKLIDEMKSLKNEAVRLQNFELAASYRDKEKEYTNQLDTLKEEWEKSLKENRETVDDEQIAEVVSMMSGVPVQRMAQAEGMKLLGMKDDLLSKVIGQDKAIATLVKAIQRSRVGLKDPNKPIGTFMFLGPTGVGKTHLAKELAKLMFGSADALIRIDMSEYMEKFTVSRLVGAPPGYVGYEEGGQLTEKVRRKPYSIVLLDEIEKAHPDVFNILLQVMDEGRLTDSYGRTVDFKNTIVIMTSNIGTRQLKEFGKGIGFAAQIRTDDKEYSRSVITKALNKSFAPEFINRLDEIITFDQLDLNALTRIIDIELKGLYSRVEHIGYKLVIDEDAKKFVATKGYDVQFGARPLKRAIQNNLEDGISELILGSEMATGDTIKVSYDKEKDIIVMTVEK
- the htpG gene encoding molecular chaperone HtpG → MQKGNIGVTTENIFPIIKKFLYSDHEIFLRELVSNAVDATQKLKTLASKGEFKGEMGDLTIKVSLGKDTITISDRGIGLTAEEIDKYINQIAFSGANDFLEKYKDDANAIIGHFGLGFYSAFMVAKKVEIITKSHQEGAQAVKWTCDGSPEFTIENVEKESRGSDIILYIDDDCKEFLEETRISSLLTKYCRFLPIPIAFGKKKEWKDGKQVETNEDNVINETYPLWTRKPVELKDEDYKKFYRELYPMADEPLFWIHLNVDYPFNLTGILYFPKVKSNIELQKNKIQLYCNQVYVTDSVEGIVPDFLTLLHGVIDSPDIPLNVSRSYLQSDSNVKKISTYISKKVSDRLQAIFKNDRKEFEEKWDDLKIFINYGMLTQEEFYEKANKFALLKDTDDKYYTYEEYQSLIKDNQTDKDGNLIYLYATHADEQYSYIDAAKNKGYNVLLMDGQLDVAMVSMLEQKFEKSRFTRVDSDVIDRLIAKEERKDASLEAGQRDILSSIFRSQLPQMKKVEFNVETQSLGETGTPIMITQSEYMRRMKEMANIQAGMSFYGEMPDMFNLVLNVDHKLVKQVLNDADNSCKAALEPIETEMTSLNKRHDELHKAQEGKKADEIPQAEKDELSDVEKKLADEKTKKEAVLGEYAGGNKVIRQLIDLALLQNNMLKGEALTNFVKRSIELI